One genomic segment of Erythrobacter sp. THAF29 includes these proteins:
- the mraY gene encoding phospho-N-acetylmuramoyl-pentapeptide-transferase — MLYLLAEWLGFEGALNLVRYQTFRFGASLMTALVFGLIIGPRFINMLRVRQGKGQPIREDGPQTHLAKRGTPTMGGLMILVALTISLLLWMDLRSPLVWACIAVTLGFGLIGFLDDYDKVSKNSHAGLSGKVRLLAEFAVAGVASYLIVSQINTNLYVPFFSDVEIPLGPFYYVFAAFVIVGAGNAVNLTDGLDGLAIMPVIIAAGTFALIAYLVGRVDYSDYLGIPHVPGAGELAVFAAAIMGAGLAFLWFNAPPAAVFMGDTGSLALGGALGAIAVASHHEVVLAIVGGLFVLEAVSVIIQVFWFKRTGRRVFRMAPIHHHFEQLGWSESTVVIRFWIISIVLALMGLATLKLR; from the coding sequence ATGCTCTACCTTCTCGCGGAATGGCTGGGATTCGAAGGCGCCCTGAATCTCGTGCGCTATCAGACGTTCCGCTTCGGCGCGTCGCTGATGACGGCGCTGGTCTTCGGGCTTATTATCGGTCCGCGCTTCATCAATATGCTGCGCGTCAGGCAGGGCAAGGGTCAGCCGATTCGCGAGGACGGACCGCAAACGCACCTCGCCAAGCGCGGCACGCCAACCATGGGCGGGCTGATGATCCTCGTCGCGCTGACTATTTCGCTGCTGCTTTGGATGGATTTGCGAAGCCCGCTGGTATGGGCCTGCATCGCTGTCACGCTCGGTTTCGGGCTGATCGGCTTTCTCGACGATTATGACAAGGTTTCGAAGAACAGCCACGCAGGGCTTTCGGGCAAGGTCCGTCTGCTGGCCGAGTTCGCCGTCGCAGGCGTCGCAAGCTACCTCATCGTCAGCCAGATCAACACCAACCTGTACGTCCCGTTCTTCTCAGATGTCGAGATACCGCTTGGGCCGTTTTACTATGTCTTTGCCGCCTTCGTGATTGTGGGTGCGGGCAACGCGGTGAACCTTACCGATGGGCTCGATGGATTGGCGATTATGCCGGTTATCATCGCTGCCGGAACCTTTGCATTGATCGCCTACCTCGTCGGACGCGTGGACTATTCCGATTACCTCGGCATCCCCCACGTCCCGGGTGCGGGCGAGCTGGCCGTGTTCGCGGCCGCGATCATGGGGGCGGGCCTTGCCTTCCTTTGGTTCAACGCGCCGCCCGCGGCGGTGTTCATGGGCGACACCGGTTCGCTGGCTCTGGGGGGAGCGCTCGGCGCGATCGCAGTTGCCAGTCACCACGAAGTCGTACTCGCCATCGTGGGGGGGCTGTTCGTGCTCGAAGCAGTATCGGTCATCATCCAGGTTTTCTGGTTCAAACGGACTGGCCGACGGGTGTTCCGCATGGCTCCGATTCACCACCATTTCGAACAACTGGGCTGGAGCGAAAGCACGGTCGTGATCCGTTTCTGGATCATCTCGATCGTGCTCGCGCTGATGGGCCTTGCAACGCTCAAGCTGAGGTAA
- the murD gene encoding UDP-N-acetylmuramoyl-L-alanine--D-glutamate ligase: protein MITSKAFAGKRYAVLGLARSGAASVEALMASGAEVTAWDRQDIAREPFERRCRLADPLEIDLSGFSGVVVSPGVPLNTHPIKPHAEKFGVPVIGDIELFALARGDVPGHKVVGITGTNGKSTTTALVHHILEMAGIPSVMGGNIGEPILGREPLEPNENGVGIYVLELSSYQIDLTRSLACEAAALTNITPDHLDRYDGFEDYAFSKGRLFAMQGTGQFAVFGSTAEPAGAIMRAEQARRPEGRVVPANLDRFAPMQGEWPTLQGPHNLENVAVAVALVEELGVTEAQWRHALPRFRNLPHRMETVCEDEGVLFLNDSKATNPASTAPALAAYPPSPEIHGGAPRIHWIVGGLAKEDGLGECEAHLDNVAAAYTVGEAGPRFAELLEGRIPQVERCELVSEAVGRAREAARPGDVVLFSPACASFDQFRDYEKRGEHFRQLVGVITERDDCFPSEFAASVPGRDPSL from the coding sequence GTGATCACGTCGAAAGCCTTTGCCGGAAAACGCTATGCCGTCCTCGGCCTCGCGCGCTCCGGCGCGGCGAGTGTTGAGGCGTTGATGGCAAGCGGCGCCGAGGTGACTGCCTGGGATCGGCAGGATATCGCACGGGAGCCATTCGAGCGGCGATGCAGGCTTGCCGATCCGCTCGAGATAGACCTGTCAGGCTTTTCCGGTGTGGTTGTCTCGCCCGGCGTCCCGCTCAACACCCATCCGATAAAGCCGCATGCAGAGAAATTCGGCGTGCCGGTAATCGGCGATATCGAACTCTTCGCGCTCGCGCGCGGCGATGTGCCCGGGCACAAGGTTGTCGGTATCACCGGTACCAACGGCAAATCGACCACCACGGCCCTGGTCCACCACATCCTTGAAATGGCGGGCATACCCTCGGTCATGGGCGGCAATATCGGGGAGCCTATCCTCGGTCGCGAACCGCTTGAGCCCAATGAGAATGGCGTTGGCATCTACGTGCTCGAATTGTCGAGCTACCAGATCGACCTCACTCGTTCGCTTGCCTGCGAGGCGGCGGCGCTCACGAACATCACGCCCGACCACCTTGACCGCTATGACGGTTTTGAGGACTATGCGTTCTCAAAAGGTCGTCTGTTCGCGATGCAGGGGACGGGACAGTTCGCGGTATTCGGCTCTACCGCCGAGCCGGCTGGCGCGATCATGCGGGCGGAGCAGGCCCGCCGTCCCGAGGGCCGCGTCGTCCCCGCTAATCTCGATCGCTTTGCCCCTATGCAAGGGGAGTGGCCAACCCTTCAAGGTCCGCATAATCTCGAGAATGTCGCGGTTGCCGTGGCGTTGGTCGAAGAACTGGGTGTGACCGAAGCGCAGTGGCGCCATGCACTGCCGCGCTTTCGCAACTTGCCGCACAGGATGGAGACGGTGTGCGAGGATGAAGGTGTCCTGTTCCTCAACGACAGCAAGGCGACCAACCCCGCCTCCACTGCGCCTGCACTCGCTGCATATCCCCCTTCGCCCGAAATCCATGGCGGTGCGCCGCGTATCCACTGGATCGTCGGCGGGCTTGCAAAAGAGGACGGGCTCGGCGAGTGCGAGGCGCATCTCGACAACGTGGCGGCAGCCTATACCGTAGGCGAGGCTGGGCCGCGTTTTGCCGAGCTACTCGAAGGAAGAATTCCCCAAGTCGAACGCTGCGAACTGGTAAGCGAGGCGGTGGGCCGCGCGCGTGAAGCCGCAAGACCCGGCGACGTGGTTCTATTTTCGCCGGCCTGCGCGAGCTTCGATCAATTCCGTGATTACGAGAAGCGCGGCGAGCATTTCCGCCAGCTCGTCGGTGTGATCACAGAGCGCGACGATTGCTTTCCATCGGAATTCGCGGCGTCCGTGCCCGGCAGGGATCCGTCCTTATGA
- a CDS encoding FtsW/RodA/SpoVE family cell cycle protein, whose protein sequence is MSGPGAYAPSHGDNALQQPSPVARKWREHVRVWWREIDKGLLFLVLALMALGTVAVAAAAPAASEQLARRGIEVGEFYYLRQHLMFQMAGIIGMIGVSMLDRDSARRLGIVAFAGFLFLLFLVPLIGVEKNGAKRWLEFGMSLQPSEFLKPGFAIVLAWILSWRLRDQNLPVLTFATAIMALIGGLLMLQPNLGAAILFGGIWFVLVLLAGVSIQRIGLLIGGGLISLTAAYFLYDNARYRIDSFLGGGTAFDQVDLAQRTLLAGGWTGSGLWLGIRKMNLPEAHTDYIFSVIGEEFGLLTCGLIVLLYLAIVGRALMRLIDEDNLFALLAGAGLVAQIGGQAFINILVNLQLFPSKGMTLPLVSYGGSSTLAVCFTVGLLLAITRRNPFLERESSGLKDVFERSKSNTGEARP, encoded by the coding sequence ATGAGCGGACCTGGCGCATACGCACCTTCGCACGGCGATAACGCGCTTCAACAGCCATCACCCGTGGCGCGTAAGTGGCGCGAGCACGTCCGCGTCTGGTGGCGAGAGATCGACAAGGGTCTGTTGTTCCTTGTCCTCGCGCTCATGGCGCTCGGAACGGTCGCCGTGGCAGCAGCCGCGCCGGCCGCCTCCGAACAGCTGGCACGGCGCGGGATCGAGGTCGGTGAATTCTATTATCTCCGGCAGCACCTGATGTTCCAGATGGCCGGGATTATCGGAATGATCGGCGTGTCGATGCTTGACCGCGACAGCGCGCGGCGGCTCGGCATTGTCGCCTTTGCCGGGTTCCTCTTCCTGCTGTTCCTTGTTCCGCTCATCGGGGTGGAGAAGAATGGCGCGAAGCGTTGGCTCGAATTCGGTATGTCTTTGCAGCCCTCCGAGTTCCTGAAGCCCGGTTTTGCAATCGTGCTCGCATGGATTTTGAGCTGGCGGCTGCGCGACCAGAACCTGCCGGTGCTCACCTTCGCAACCGCGATCATGGCGCTGATCGGCGGGCTGCTGATGCTCCAGCCGAACCTCGGCGCTGCGATCCTGTTCGGAGGAATATGGTTCGTGCTCGTCCTGCTTGCGGGCGTCTCGATCCAACGGATCGGTCTGCTCATCGGCGGCGGCCTTATTTCGCTTACCGCCGCCTATTTTCTCTATGACAATGCGCGTTACCGTATCGACAGCTTCCTTGGCGGAGGCACCGCCTTCGATCAGGTAGACCTCGCCCAGCGAACGCTGCTTGCGGGGGGCTGGACCGGCAGCGGGCTGTGGCTCGGCATTCGCAAGATGAACCTGCCCGAAGCGCATACCGACTACATCTTCTCGGTCATTGGTGAAGAATTCGGACTGTTAACCTGCGGTCTCATTGTGTTGCTCTATCTTGCTATCGTCGGCAGGGCGCTGATGCGGCTCATCGACGAAGACAATCTTTTCGCGCTGCTTGCAGGAGCGGGGCTGGTTGCCCAGATCGGGGGGCAGGCGTTCATCAATATCCTGGTGAACCTGCAGCTTTTCCCGTCAAAGGGAATGACCTTGCCGCTCGTCAGCTACGGCGGATCGTCGACGCTGGCGGTGTGCTTCACGGTGGGGCTGCTGCTGGCAATCACCCGGCGTAACCCGTTCCTCGAACGCGAAAGCTCGGGCCTGAAGGACGTATTCGAGCGCTCAAAGTCAAACACAGGGGAGGCGCGGCCATGA
- the murG gene encoding undecaprenyldiphospho-muramoylpentapeptide beta-N-acetylglucosaminyltransferase, which produces MNSEVRTGASRHFVLAAGGTGGHLIPAFALARELEARGHHVALITDERGANIPGKPDSLTAHVLPAGRFGKNPLQWIKGVRAVLEGRNMALRLFESFEPSAVVGFGGYPALPALLAATSAKIPSLVHEQNAVLGRVNRLLAGRVDAIATSYPDVERLKPKFVEKVHLVGNPVREEVLALRDEEFPPFTEDGLLRVLITGGSQGASVLSDVVPDGLAMLPQGLRERLQVTQQCRSEDVDRVRERYARHDIPAELGTYFEDMNERLADTHLFIGRAGASTIAELTAVGRPAILVPLPIATDDHQAANTREIVKAGGARMIRQDRFEPKELAKQIQAMAQNPASLANAAHGAWNCGRPKAAKDLADLVESMSGIDLMDVVKVGGNNARGASQGVPAGQGASKDIAAKDRAA; this is translated from the coding sequence ATGAACAGTGAAGTGAGAACCGGCGCAAGCCGCCACTTCGTCCTTGCTGCCGGAGGCACGGGCGGCCACCTTATCCCGGCCTTTGCGCTGGCAAGAGAGCTTGAGGCGCGCGGGCACCACGTAGCGCTCATCACCGACGAGCGCGGAGCAAACATTCCGGGCAAGCCAGACAGTCTCACCGCGCATGTCCTTCCCGCAGGCCGGTTCGGCAAGAATCCGCTGCAGTGGATCAAGGGCGTTCGCGCAGTTCTCGAAGGGCGCAACATGGCGCTGCGCCTGTTCGAGAGCTTCGAACCGAGCGCGGTGGTCGGCTTTGGAGGCTATCCCGCACTGCCTGCCTTGCTCGCCGCGACATCGGCCAAAATTCCCAGCCTCGTGCACGAACAAAATGCCGTGCTGGGCCGCGTCAATCGCCTGCTTGCCGGCCGGGTCGATGCAATCGCGACCTCGTATCCCGATGTCGAGCGGCTGAAGCCCAAGTTCGTCGAGAAGGTCCACCTCGTCGGCAATCCGGTGCGTGAGGAAGTGCTCGCGCTGCGCGACGAAGAATTCCCGCCGTTTACCGAAGACGGCCTTTTGCGTGTCCTCATTACCGGCGGCAGCCAGGGTGCCAGCGTCCTTTCCGACGTCGTCCCCGATGGCCTTGCAATGCTGCCCCAGGGATTGCGCGAACGATTGCAGGTAACCCAGCAATGCCGCAGCGAGGATGTCGACCGCGTGCGCGAACGCTATGCGCGCCACGACATCCCTGCAGAGCTTGGCACCTATTTCGAGGATATGAATGAGAGGCTGGCGGACACTCATCTGTTTATCGGTCGCGCAGGAGCATCGACAATAGCCGAATTGACCGCCGTCGGACGCCCTGCGATCCTCGTGCCCCTTCCGATCGCGACCGACGATCACCAGGCGGCCAACACCCGCGAAATCGTGAAGGCTGGCGGCGCGCGAATGATCCGGCAGGATAGGTTCGAGCCCAAGGAGCTCGCCAAGCAGATTCAGGCTATGGCCCAGAACCCGGCCAGCCTGGCCAACGCCGCCCATGGCGCCTGGAATTGCGGCCGTCCAAAGGCTGCAAAAGACCTCGCCGATCTTGTCGAGAGCATGTCGGGGATCGACCTGATGGATGTCGTGAAGGTAGGCGGCAACAATGCCCGCGGTGCTTCGCAAGGCGTACCGGCAGGACAGGGTGCCAGCAAAGATATCGCGGCGAAGGATCGCGCTGCATGA
- the murC gene encoding UDP-N-acetylmuramate--L-alanine ligase produces the protein MKGVPTDIGTIHFVGIGGIGMSGIAEVMDNLGYSVQGSDIKESPVVERLRSRGIKIAIGHASENVEGASVVVTSTAVRRTNPEVAYALENRIPVVRRAEMLAELMRLKSTVAVAGTHGKTTTTSMIASLLDQGGIDPTVINGGIIEQYGSNARLGDSDWMVVEADESDGSFLRLDGTIAVVTNIDPEHLDHYGDFEGVKRAFVEFIHNVPFYGAAILCVDHPEVQAVIGKVRDRKVITYGFSLQADICGVNVRPHDGGSTFDVIVRQRGEEDRRIEGVHLPMPGRHNVQNALAAIAVAVEMGCADEVICNGFGSFGGVRRRFTKVGTVPFDTGAATIIDDYAHHPVEIKAVLAAAREQVDATDIGGRVIAVAQPHRYTRLSDLMDDFQTCFNDADLVFVTPVYEAGEDPIEGVDSEALVAGLKSRGHRSAATVSDQNDLAATLAKETAPGDIVVCLGAGDITRWAAGLADAIESHRSA, from the coding sequence ATGAAAGGCGTTCCCACCGACATAGGTACGATCCATTTCGTCGGCATTGGCGGGATCGGCATGTCCGGCATTGCCGAGGTGATGGATAACCTTGGTTACTCGGTGCAAGGCAGCGATATCAAAGAGAGTCCGGTGGTCGAACGCCTGCGCTCGCGCGGGATCAAGATCGCGATTGGTCATGCAAGCGAGAACGTCGAAGGCGCATCGGTCGTGGTGACATCCACCGCGGTGCGCCGGACCAATCCCGAGGTCGCCTATGCGCTGGAAAACCGCATCCCAGTGGTGCGCCGCGCCGAGATGCTCGCCGAGCTCATGCGATTGAAGTCGACCGTCGCTGTTGCAGGCACGCACGGCAAGACGACGACGACCAGCATGATCGCCAGCCTGCTCGACCAGGGCGGTATCGACCCGACGGTCATCAATGGCGGAATAATTGAGCAATACGGATCGAATGCACGATTGGGCGACAGCGACTGGATGGTAGTCGAGGCTGACGAGAGCGATGGAAGCTTTCTTCGGCTGGACGGAACGATCGCGGTCGTGACCAATATCGATCCCGAGCATCTCGATCATTACGGCGACTTCGAAGGCGTGAAGAGGGCCTTCGTCGAGTTCATTCACAACGTGCCGTTCTATGGCGCGGCGATCCTGTGCGTCGACCATCCCGAAGTGCAGGCGGTGATCGGGAAAGTGCGCGATCGCAAGGTTATCACCTACGGCTTCTCGCTTCAGGCCGATATCTGCGGGGTCAATGTACGTCCGCATGACGGCGGCAGCACCTTCGACGTTATCGTGCGCCAGCGCGGCGAAGAAGACCGCCGGATCGAAGGCGTTCACCTGCCGATGCCCGGCAGACACAACGTCCAGAATGCACTTGCAGCGATTGCGGTTGCGGTCGAGATGGGGTGTGCGGACGAGGTGATCTGCAACGGCTTCGGCAGCTTCGGAGGTGTGCGTCGACGTTTCACAAAGGTCGGCACCGTGCCCTTCGACACCGGCGCTGCCACGATTATCGACGACTACGCGCACCACCCGGTCGAGATCAAAGCCGTGCTCGCCGCAGCCCGCGAACAGGTCGATGCCACCGATATCGGTGGCCGCGTGATCGCCGTCGCGCAGCCGCACCGATATACGCGTTTGAGCGATTTGATGGACGACTTCCAGACCTGCTTCAACGATGCCGATCTCGTCTTCGTCACGCCCGTCTACGAAGCGGGCGAAGATCCAATCGAAGGGGTGGACTCCGAAGCGCTCGTTGCAGGCTTGAAGTCCCGCGGCCACCGATCGGCAGCGACAGTTTCCGACCAGAACGACCTTGCGGCAACACTCGCCAAGGAAACTGCGCCCGGAGACATAGTGGTGTGCCTCGGCGCGGGGGATATCACGCGCTGGGCTGCTGGCCTTGCCGATGCGATTGAATCACACCGGAGTGCATGA
- the murB gene encoding UDP-N-acetylmuramate dehydrogenase encodes MDGVRGQLTKDAPLAKLVWFKTGGPADWLFEPADLDDLKLFMERLEGSLPVMALGLGSNLIIRDGGVPGVVVRLGKAFSECEVTDELTLTCGAGTPGILAASRARDAGIAGLEFLRGIPGTVGGFVRMNGGAYGREVADILVDCDVILPTGEYVTLPARDLEYSYRHSTLPDGSIVVSARFRGTPGDPREIGAEMDRIAEARENSQPLRTKTGGSTFKNPEGMKAWQLVDEAGCRGLKVGGAQVSEKHTNFLINTGDATSADIENLGEEVRRRVYEKSGVTLEWEIQRVGRP; translated from the coding sequence ATGGATGGTGTGCGCGGGCAGCTGACGAAGGATGCACCGCTCGCCAAACTCGTCTGGTTCAAGACCGGTGGTCCGGCGGATTGGCTGTTCGAACCCGCCGATCTCGACGATCTCAAACTCTTCATGGAGCGGCTTGAAGGCAGTTTGCCGGTAATGGCGCTGGGTCTTGGTTCCAACCTCATTATCCGTGATGGCGGGGTGCCGGGCGTTGTCGTGCGGCTCGGCAAGGCCTTTTCAGAATGCGAGGTCACGGACGAACTGACGCTGACCTGCGGGGCGGGGACGCCCGGCATCCTTGCTGCATCGAGAGCGCGCGATGCGGGCATTGCCGGGCTGGAGTTTCTGCGCGGCATTCCCGGTACGGTTGGCGGCTTCGTGCGCATGAATGGCGGGGCCTATGGCCGGGAGGTGGCGGATATCCTTGTCGATTGCGACGTAATCCTGCCTACCGGCGAATACGTGACGCTGCCCGCGCGCGATCTTGAATACAGTTACCGCCATTCGACACTTCCGGACGGTTCGATTGTCGTGTCTGCGCGGTTCAGGGGCACGCCCGGCGACCCACGGGAAATCGGCGCGGAGATGGACCGGATCGCCGAGGCGCGCGAGAATTCGCAGCCGCTCCGGACCAAGACCGGCGGCTCTACCTTCAAGAATCCCGAGGGCATGAAAGCGTGGCAGCTGGTCGACGAGGCCGGGTGTCGGGGCCTAAAGGTCGGCGGCGCGCAAGTTTCGGAAAAGCACACCAATTTCCTCATCAACACGGGCGATGCGACCAGCGCCGATATTGAGAATCTCGGCGAGGAAGTGCGCCGCCGCGTCTACGAGAAATCGGGCGTGACCCTCGAATGGGAAATTCAGCGGGTAGGCCGGCCGTGA
- a CDS encoding D-alanine--D-alanine ligase: MGNSAGRPAVTDKLHIAVLMGGWANEREVSLMSGNGVADALESRGHRITRIDMDRDVAARIAEAAPDVVFNALHGVPGEDGTVQGMLELMDVPYTHSGVATSVIAIDKQLTKQALVPHGVPMPGGRIVKSEELFERDPLPRPYVLKPVNEGSSVGVAIVTEDSNVGNPIVRGAAGPWQEFAELLAEPFIKGRELTTAVIDSAHGTRALGVTELIIEHGFYDYEHKYTEGRTQHVCPADIPSEIAALCEEYAIRAHKVLGCRGTSRTDYRWDEEAGEDGLFVLETNTQPGMTPLSLVPEQAKHAGIEYPELCEMIVLEALRVHGKKTEDADG, translated from the coding sequence ATGGGAAATTCAGCGGGTAGGCCGGCCGTGACTGATAAACTACACATTGCGGTCCTGATGGGCGGCTGGGCGAACGAGCGCGAGGTCTCTCTGATGAGCGGGAACGGCGTTGCCGATGCGCTCGAGAGCCGAGGTCATCGCATCACTCGGATCGACATGGATCGCGATGTCGCCGCGCGCATAGCTGAGGCCGCGCCGGACGTCGTTTTCAATGCGCTACACGGCGTGCCGGGTGAAGATGGGACGGTGCAGGGGATGCTCGAACTGATGGACGTTCCCTACACCCATTCAGGCGTTGCGACCTCGGTGATCGCGATCGACAAGCAACTGACCAAGCAGGCGCTCGTCCCGCACGGCGTGCCGATGCCGGGCGGCCGGATCGTAAAATCGGAGGAACTTTTCGAACGCGACCCGCTGCCGCGCCCCTACGTGCTTAAGCCTGTCAACGAAGGCTCTTCGGTCGGCGTCGCAATCGTCACCGAAGACAGCAATGTCGGCAATCCGATCGTACGAGGCGCTGCGGGGCCGTGGCAGGAATTCGCCGAACTGCTGGCCGAACCCTTTATCAAGGGCCGCGAACTCACCACCGCCGTGATTGACAGCGCCCATGGCACGCGCGCGCTCGGCGTAACCGAGCTCATCATCGAGCATGGTTTCTACGATTACGAGCACAAGTATACAGAAGGCCGGACGCAACACGTCTGCCCGGCTGACATTCCATCCGAAATCGCCGCGCTGTGCGAGGAATACGCCATCCGTGCGCACAAGGTGCTCGGATGCCGCGGGACAAGCCGAACGGACTATCGCTGGGACGAGGAAGCGGGCGAGGACGGCCTGTTCGTGCTCGAGACCAACACGCAGCCCGGCATGACGCCGCTCAGCCTCGTACCCGAGCAGGCGAAGCATGCGGGGATCGAATACCCCGAATTGTGCGAGATGATCGTGCTCGAAGCGCTGCGGGTACACGGAAAGAAAACGGAGGACGCAGATGGCTAA
- a CDS encoding cell division protein FtsQ/DivIB gives MAKIKRSGSKGVRRAAKSQGRAAGARRAKVKTSGFVDSAMGVLPFTEEQWSRIWLAVIIGGAVALAWVIANLAGVPAMAQAQVSAMASDAGFEVKHVRVTGTDRMDEREVYARALAQRDQPMPQVDIEALRAELMELPWVKDARVSVQLPETLAIDIVERKPHAVLSKPDRLVLIDAEGHELAPVSREKAEGMLRISGPGSAKQVSRLDRLLAAAPALQPQVVAAEWIGNRRWNVTFKTGQVLALPEGEDESASALVKFARMDGQNRLIGGKVASFDMRDPPRIYMRIPGRADAVETLEQAAP, from the coding sequence ATGGCTAAGATCAAGCGTTCAGGCAGCAAGGGCGTTCGCCGCGCCGCCAAGTCGCAGGGGCGCGCAGCGGGCGCTCGCCGCGCCAAGGTGAAAACGAGCGGCTTCGTCGACAGCGCGATGGGTGTGCTGCCGTTCACCGAGGAACAATGGAGCCGCATCTGGCTCGCCGTCATCATCGGCGGGGCGGTCGCGCTCGCATGGGTGATCGCCAACCTCGCCGGCGTGCCCGCCATGGCGCAAGCGCAGGTTTCCGCGATGGCATCCGATGCAGGTTTCGAGGTCAAGCATGTCCGCGTCACCGGGACCGACCGGATGGACGAACGCGAAGTGTATGCGCGTGCGCTTGCGCAGCGCGACCAGCCGATGCCGCAGGTCGATATCGAGGCTCTTCGCGCCGAGCTGATGGAACTGCCCTGGGTGAAGGACGCGCGCGTTTCGGTACAGCTTCCCGAGACGCTTGCTATCGACATTGTCGAGCGCAAACCGCACGCGGTGCTTTCGAAACCCGACCGGCTCGTCCTTATCGATGCCGAGGGGCACGAACTTGCTCCGGTTTCACGCGAAAAGGCCGAGGGGATGCTGCGGATTTCCGGCCCCGGTTCGGCGAAGCAGGTGTCGCGGCTCGATCGGCTGCTTGCGGCGGCGCCGGCGCTCCAACCGCAGGTGGTCGCAGCGGAATGGATTGGCAATCGCCGCTGGAACGTGACGTTCAAGACTGGCCAGGTGCTTGCGCTTCCCGAGGGTGAAGATGAATCAGCCTCGGCCTTGGTCAAATTTGCGCGCATGGACGGACAGAACCGGCTGATCGGCGGAAAAGTCGCCAGCTTCGACATGCGCGACCCGCCGCGCATCTACATGCGCATCCCGGGCCGCGCCGACGCGGTCGAAACGCTCGAGCAGGCGGCACCATGA
- the ftsA gene encoding cell division protein FtsA, which produces MASKAASSKARLAKVFGAVNIGSFRVSAMIMGETETGDLVVLGSGHRASAGVKRGYVTDMKAATYAIRDAVERAEKNAGQSVQGVWIACAGAGLKSRVSKVEIEIGGRRIEEDDVEHLLIAARDTIQPDGRTVLHAQPAHYTLDGAHGVANPRGLHAERLGVDVHVMLADGAPVRNLMEAVQSAHLEVEGVVAAPLASGYACLSDEERELGVALVEIGSDVTNVSVFAGGMLLGLRAIAMGSGDITDAIASGFGIRRFQAERLKCVSGSAIASPSDHREMIPVNGPNDNWDEAGSGPVARGADEKNRIARAELVSVVTQQLSQLTTEMGKALKELGFSGSRAGQVVLTGGGAELAGLAEFAQGALGMPVRIGRAPALTGLPEAHSTPGFSTLAGLCLYAADDPIDIRAVGSRYREARGSGSAMPGAYAFGRLFRALKEYF; this is translated from the coding sequence ATGGCGAGTAAGGCTGCATCCTCTAAAGCGCGGCTCGCCAAGGTATTCGGCGCGGTCAATATCGGCTCGTTCCGCGTATCGGCCATGATCATGGGCGAAACCGAGACCGGCGACCTCGTGGTGCTCGGATCGGGCCACCGCGCAAGTGCCGGGGTGAAGCGCGGCTACGTCACCGATATGAAGGCGGCGACCTACGCTATCCGCGATGCGGTTGAGCGTGCCGAAAAGAACGCGGGCCAGAGCGTCCAAGGCGTATGGATTGCATGCGCAGGTGCTGGGCTCAAAAGCCGGGTTTCCAAGGTCGAGATCGAGATCGGCGGACGTCGGATCGAAGAAGACGACGTCGAACATCTGCTGATTGCCGCGCGCGACACGATCCAGCCCGATGGGCGAACCGTCCTGCACGCACAGCCCGCACACTACACGCTCGACGGCGCGCATGGTGTCGCCAATCCACGCGGTCTCCATGCCGAGCGGCTGGGTGTCGACGTGCACGTAATGCTCGCCGACGGTGCTCCGGTCCGCAACCTCATGGAGGCGGTTCAGAGCGCGCATCTCGAAGTCGAGGGCGTGGTCGCCGCCCCGCTCGCCTCGGGCTATGCGTGCCTTTCCGACGAGGAGCGCGAGCTCGGGGTTGCTCTGGTCGAGATCGGCTCTGACGTCACCAATGTTTCGGTCTTCGCTGGAGGAATGCTGCTGGGGCTCCGCGCGATCGCGATGGGATCGGGCGACATCACCGATGCAATCGCAAGCGGCTTCGGCATCAGGCGGTTCCAGGCGGAGCGGCTCAAATGCGTATCCGGCTCGGCCATCGCGAGCCCTTCCGACCACCGCGAAATGATACCCGTGAACGGTCCCAACGACAATTGGGATGAGGCTGGTTCCGGTCCGGTCGCGCGCGGTGCGGATGAAAAGAACCGCATTGCCCGAGCAGAGCTCGTTTCGGTCGTGACGCAGCAACTCTCGCAACTCACTACCGAAATGGGTAAGGCGCTCAAGGAGCTGGGCTTTTCGGGGTCGCGTGCGGGCCAAGTCGTTCTTACGGGCGGCGGAGCGGAACTGGCGGGACTGGCCGAATTTGCCCAGGGTGCGCTCGGAATGCCGGTGAGGATCGGCAGAGCGCCTGCGCTCACAGGACTTCCCGAAGCGCATTCGACGCCTGGATTCTCGACGCTAGCGGGCCTTTGCCTCTACGCAGCCGACGACCCGATCGACATCCGGGCGGTCGGCTCGCGTTATCGTGAGGCGAGGGGTTCGGGCTCGGCCATGCCGGGTGCCTATGCGTTCGGGCGGTTGTTCCGCGCGCTGAAGGAGTATTTTTGA